The following are encoded together in the Culex pipiens pallens isolate TS chromosome 1, TS_CPP_V2, whole genome shotgun sequence genome:
- the LOC120427363 gene encoding uncharacterized protein LOC120427363: protein MAKKSSKELRELYEECSRHVENLRYHKQELLGVSELFVVNILSSCLDRETREHWEATVKKGELPKYAQTIEFLKQRCAILERCELAAPASSAVRSAVPKAVQSSKPSAKIISAAATSNEAECDLCDGSHANYKCGSFRGMSAAERWAKVRDARLCCNCLRKGHRVGQCPSDRSCKCGENHHSLLHQEKNQQQTMPKPEAAPVSAKAPLAVSSTSVKAGPSGTGAPKVNDENEQQATSCFSSGALKSPQQVLLQTAIINGADKAGRFHPCRTLLDYGSQAHILSEAMARTLGLTFEKCNMTVIGANAFQDNISCLISDKPTGRIPSARIETAAWHIPSDVFLADPKFSEPHEIDLVMASNYVWDLLRTDRVKLANGTVTLRETDLGWIVTGVYDPFQQLSCQVVHITLKDQLNNAIEKFWLVEELADKQLQTNEEQEVEEHFRGTHGRDESGRFVVQLPFKDTVLELGDNRVQALRRFDLLERRLSRNPELREQYTTFVEEYEALGHCKEIDEQQDPPEVRKYYLPHHAVLKPSNSSTKLRVVFNASAKAGKYSLNDVLKVGPTVQNDLFSIVLRFRRHPVAFTADVVKMYRQVRVHSSDTPYQRIFWRKKPNERLRVLELNTVTYGTASAPFLATRCLVEQVESVKGRFPAAAKIVIEDMYVDDMLSGASNEKEAVKLVLEVKKIMEEGGFPVKKWCSNSEQVLQCVPEEDRAKPKPAIKALGVLWDPREDEFRFVNCLEECDDKPVSKTKVFSDILKVFDPLGFVAPVIVLAKVFMQKLWASKMDWSTELNEELLCEWFEIRESLTALSDIRVPRCVVVPNTVLHELHGFADASTVAYGANVYLGCIRGNGSAELSVPNLELCAALLLAWLVVKVIETLDLELSVIELYSDSQIVLAWLKKDPNLLETFVRNRVIQILKFTEIVSRGMSPKLLSRCPKWWKGLLPLTSAAYVPEEPPELEDNELPGLVAIVYNSDSQRGY, encoded by the exons ATGGCGAAGAAGTCGTCAAAGGAGCTGCGAGAGCTGTACGAAGAGTGTTCGAGACACGTGGAAAACTTACGGTACCACAAGCAGGAGCTGCTGGGTGTATCGGAGTTGTTCGTCGTCAACATTCTATCGTCTTGCTTGGATCGTGAGACACGCGAGCATTGGGAAGCTACCGTCAAGAAGGGTGAACTCCCGAAGTATGCGCAGACGATCGAATTCCTGAAGCAGCGGTGCGCCATCCTGGAACGGTGCGAGCTAGCTGCCCCTGCGTCGTCTGCTGTCCGGTCGGCAGTTCCCAAGGCGGTGCAGTCCTCGAAGCCATCGGCAAAGATCATCTCGGCAGCCGCGACATCCAACGAGGCGGAGTGCGATCTGTGTGACGGGTCTCACGCGAACTACAAGTGTGGCTCGTTCCGCGGCATGAGTGCTGCGGAGAGATGGGCTAAGGTGCGTGACGCGAGGCTGTGCTGCAACTGCTTGCGCAAGGGTCACCGAGTTGGACAGTGTCCGTCGGACCGATCCTGCAAGTGCGGCGAAAATCACCACAGCTTGTTGCACCAGGAGAAGAACCAGCAGCAAACCATGCCGAAGCCAGAAGCGGCTCCGGTATCAGCGAAGGCGCCGTTGGCAGTGTCATCCACCAGCGTGAAGGCTGGTCCCAGTGGCACGGGTGCGCCGAAAGTGAACGACGAGAACGAGCAGCAGGCAACGTCGTGTTTCAGCAGCGGAGCGCTGAAGTCACCGCAGCAGGTTCTGCTGCAGACAGCGATCATCAACGGGGCGGACAAGGCCGGCAGGTTCCATCCGTGCCGCACGTTGTTGGATTATGGTTCCCAGGCGCACATTTTGTCGGAGGCGATGGCTCGAACCCTCGGCCTAACCTTCGAAAAGTGTAACATGACGGTCATTGGAGCCAACGCA TTCCAAGACAACATCTCGTGCCTGATTTCGGACAAGCCCACGGGACGGATCCCGTCGGCAAGAATCGAGACAGCTGCTTGGCACATCCCGAGCGACGTGTTCCTGGCAGACCCGAAGTTCAGCGAGCCGCACGAGATCGACCTGGTCATGGCGTCGAACTACGTGTGGGACTTGCTGCGAACggatcgagtgaaactggcgaACGGCACCGTGACTCTGCGTGAAACCGATCTGGGCTGGATCGTGACCGGCGTGTACGACCCGTTCCAGCAGCTGAGTTGCCAAGTCGTCCACATCACGCTGAAGGATCAGCTGAACAACGCCATCGAGAAGTTCTGGCTAGTCGAAGAACTAGCAGACAAGCAACTGCAAACCAACGAAGAACAGGAAGTGGAAGAGCACTTTCGTGGCACCCACGGCCGTGACGAAAGTGGCCGCTTCGTCGTCCAGTTGCCGTTCAAGGACACGGTTCTTGAGCTGGGCGACAACCGAGTCCAGGCGTTGAGGAGATTCGACCTACTGGAGCGCCGTCTGTCGCGCAACCCGGAACTCCGAGAGCAGTACACGACGTTCGTCGAAGAGTACGAGGCGCTGGGTCACTGTAAGGAGATTGATGAGCAACAAGATCCACCAGAAGTGCGTAAGTACTACCTGCCGCACCACGCTGTGCTAAAACCGTCCAATTCGTCCACGAAGCTGCGGGTGGTTTTCAACGCTAGCGCGAAAGCCGGCAAGTACTCCCTGAACGATGTGTTGAAGGTGGGACCGACCGTCCAGAACGACCTGTTTTCCATCGTTCTTCGATTCCGTCGCCATCCGGTCGCTTTCACCGCTGACGTGGTGAAGATGTATCGGCAGGTGCGGGTGCATTCGAGCGATACGCCGTACCAGCGAATCTTCTGGAGGAAGAAGCCGAACGAGCGCTTGCGAGTGCTTGAGCTGAACACCGTGACCTACGGAACGGCGAGCGCCCCGTTCCTCGCGACGCGGTGTCTGGTGGAGCAGGTGGAGTCGGTGAAAGGCCGGTTCCCAGCAGCCGCCAAGATCGTGATCGAGGACATGTATGTCGACGACATGCTGTCCGGCGCCAGCAACGAGAAGGAAGCAGTGAAACTTGTGCTGGAAGTGAAGAAGATCATGGAAGAGGGAGGTTTCCCAGTGAAAAAGTGGTGCTCTAACTCAGAGCAAGTGCTACAGTGTGTGCCTGAAGAAGATCGGGCGAAGCCGAAGCCGGCCATCAAGGCTCTGGGTGTCCTGTGGGACCCACGCGAGGATGAGTTTCGTTTTGTGAACTGTTTGGAAGAGTGCGACGACAAACCAGTCTCGAAGACGAAAGTGTTTTCGGACATCCTTAAAGTGTTTGACCCACTGGGCTTCGTAGCCCCAGTCATCGTGCTGGCCAAAGTGTTCATGCAGAAGTTGTGGGCCAGCAAGATGGACTGGTCTACCGAACTAAACGAAGAGCTTCTGTGTGAGTGGTTCGAGATTCGAGAGTCTCTAACAGCGCTGAGCGACATTCGTGTGCCACGATGCGTCGTGGTGCCCAACACGGTTCTGCACGAGCTGCACGGGTTCGCTGACGCGTCGACCGTTGCCTACGGGGCCAACGTCTACCTGGGGTGCATCCGCGGGAATGGGTCGGCCGAG CTGTCCGTGCCGAACCTGGAGCTGTGTGCAGCGCTGTTGCTTGCGTGGCTCGTCGTGAAGGTCATCGAGACGCTGGATCTGGAGCTGTCCGTTATCGAGCTGTATTCGGACAGCCAGATAGTGCTTGCATGGCTGAAGAAGGATCCGAATCTCCTGGAGACCTTCGTGCGCAACCGCGTCATCCAGATCCTCAAGTTCACAG AGATCGTCTCTCGTGGGATGAGTCCCAAACTCTTGAGTCGATGTCCGAAGTGGTGGAAGGGGCTTCTACCGCTGACGAGCGCAGCCTACGTTCCTGAAGAACCCCCCGAACTCGAGGACAACGAGCTGCCAGGGCTGGTAGCCATCGTCTacaacagcgattctcaacgggggtactaG
- the LOC128092528 gene encoding uncharacterized protein LOC128092528: MRGRNVDSHRLHSVVVARDWWLKVNSREDRVEIIEEMALPKRCANNEIALKKINFQFLDKYANVYFHDGPPTKRRTTKRHNRRLSAQMLHSVPAVYSTATSRPQTLTSRRRSFSRMNLDSEPKKICVILEVGLRAQNRTPFRGPHQLHVPDALPGSETPRSGTLLSSRETSTT; the protein is encoded by the exons atgagaggtaggaatgtggattcgcaccggttgcattcggtggtggtggcccgggattggtgGTTGAAGGTCAATTCGCGTGAGGACCGGGTcgagatcatcgaggagatggcgctgccgaagcgttgcgcgaacaacgagattgcgttgaagaagattaacttccagtttttggacaagtacgcgaatgtttattttcacgaTGGGCCtccgacgaagaggaggacgacgaaAAGACATAATCGGAGGCTGTCAGcgcagatgttgcactcggtgccggcggtttacagcaccg caacttcccgcccacaaacactcacgtcgcgacggcgcagcttcagccgaatgaatctggacagtgagccaaaaaaaatctgtgtcattctcgaagtaggattacgtgctcaaaatcgaactccgttccgagggcctcatcaactccatgttccggatgcgcttccaggatcggaaactccccgttcaggcactttACTTTCCAGCCGCGAAACGTCGACCACCTAG